In the genome of Vicia villosa cultivar HV-30 ecotype Madison, WI linkage group LG7, Vvil1.0, whole genome shotgun sequence, one region contains:
- the LOC131621017 gene encoding 3beta,22alpha-dihydroxysteroid 3-dehydrogenase-like — translation MAIILFFIIIFTLIFLLHRSTYRRRYNLPPGSLGLPFLGETLQLISAYKTDNPEPFIDKRMNRYGSIFTTHVFGEPTVFSADPETNRFILMNEGKLFECSYPGSISNLLGKHSLLLMKGSLHKRMHSLTMSFANSSIIKDHLLLDIDRLIRLNLDSWSDRVLLMEEAKKITFELTVKQLMSFDPGEWSESLRKEYVLVIEGFFTLPLPLLSSTYRRAIKARTKVAEALTLIVRQRRKESVMGEKKNDMLGALLTSGDHFSDEQIVDFMLALLVAGYETTSTIMTFAVKFLTENPLALAQLKEEHDQIIAKKSCRDEPLEWIDYKSMAFTQCVVNETLRMANIIGGIFRRAMTDINIKGYTIPKGWKVFASFRAVHLNPDHFKDARTFNPWRWQRKAEAMTPANVYTPFGGGPRLCPGYELARVVLSVFLHRIVTRYSWSPAEEDKLVFFPTTRTQKRYPIIVKTRVETKSCN, via the exons ATGGCAATTATACTCTTCTTCATTATAATCTTCACTCTCATTTTTCTACTCCACCGGAGCACATACCGGCGAAGATACAACCTCCCGCCGGGAAGTCTAGGACTACCCTTTCTCGGAGAAACTCTACAGCTAATATCAGCTTATAAAACCGACAACCCAGAGCCTTTTATCGACAAGCGAATGAACCGGTACGGTTCAATCTTCACAACCCATGTATTCGGTGAACCGACGGTCTTTTCAGCTGACCCGGAAACAAACCGGTTTATTTTGATGAACGAAGGGAAGCTTTTTGAATGTAGTTACCCCGGTTCAATATCGAACCTCTTGGGTAAACACTCTCTGCTTCTCATGAAAGGCTCTCTTCATAAGAGAATGCATTCACTTACTATGAGTTTTGCTAACTCTTCCATTATTAaagatcatcttcttcttgatATTGACCGGCTTATTCGGCTCAACTTGGATTCTTGGTCCGACCGGGTTTTACTCATGGAGGAAGCCAAGAAG ATAACATTTGAGTTGACAGTGAAGCAGCTTATGAGTTTTGATCCAGGTGAATGGAGTGAGAGTCTTAGGAAAGAATATGTGCTTGTGATTGAAGGATTTTTCACACTTCCCTTACCACTACTTTCTAGTACCTACCGCAGAGCAATCAAG GCAAGAACAAAGGTGGCTGAGGCATTAACATTGATTGTGAGGCAGAGAAGAAAAGAAAGTGTAATGGGAGAGAAAAAGAATGACATGCTAGGTGCATTGTTGACCTCCGGCGACCACTTTTCCGACGAACAAATAGTCGATTTTATGTTGGCATTGCTAGTCGCCGGCTACGAAACCACCTCTACCATAATGACTTTTGCAGTCAAGTTTCTCACTGAAAATCCTCTAGCATTGGCACAACTCAAG GAGGAACATGATCAAATCATAGCGAAGAAGAGTTGTCGAGATGAACCATTGGAGTGGATAGATTATAAGTCAATGGCATTTACTCAATGT GTTGTGAATGAGACTTTAAGGATGGCAAACATAATTGGTGGGATATTTAGAAGAGCAATGACAGACATCAATATCAAAG GTTACACTATTCCAAAGGGATGGAAGGTCTTTGCATCATTTCGTGCCGTACATCTAAATCCTGATCATTTCAAGGACGCCCGCACCTTCAATCCATGGAGATGGCAG AGAAAAGCAGAAGCAATGACTCCAGCAAATGTATATACACCGTTTGGAGGAGGGCCACGGCTGTGCCCTGGATACGAGCTAGCCAGAGTTGTGCTCTCGGTCTTTCTTCACCGCATTGTAACTCGTTATAG TTGGTCTCCTGCAGAAGAAGATAAGTTGGTGTTTTTTCCAACCACTAGGACTCAGAAGAGGTATCCTATCATAGTGAAGACTCGAGTGGAAACCAAATCATGTAATTAA
- the LOC131621016 gene encoding uncharacterized protein LOC131621016 isoform X2, with translation MDKSLVESLDNGTETNTRKQIFCNRPLNMKNVNAVGFDMDYTLAQYKAETFESLAYEHTVRKLVDNFKYPSEMDCHKYVKVAYHGFEELSKEDKVQAYGKFFVSNSFDEPEYALVDTLFSLAEAYLFAQLVDFKDHNPEKIPQSVDYACLYKDVRNAVDMCHRDGTLKQKVAENPERYINEDKSIVPMLKMLKESGRVTFLVTNSLWDYTCVVMNFICGSNGVNDGTKFDWLQYFDVVITGSAKPNYFQEDNHANLFEVEPESGVLLNTNNGSPLPQVGNFAARVSTKDKNSAHKVFQGGNVSHLYPLLDIGSSSQILYVGDHIYGDILSSKKTLGWRTMLVIPELETEVQLVQKLRDDRKELRSLRSRCADIEDKMHHLNQSLKLNCPDDDTKEKLNSEIDQLEVDRKNVRFDHQEALRELHQQFHQPWGQLMRTGYQNSRFAQQVKRFACLYTSKVSNLGMFSPDKYYRPSEDFMQHEYGILES, from the exons ATGGACAAAAGCTTGGTGGAATCTCTTGATAATGGAACTGAAACTAATACAAGAAAGCAGATCTTCTGTAACCGGCCATTGAATATGAAGAACGTTAATGCTGTGGGATTTGACATGGATTATACCTTGGCGCAATACAAGGCTGAAACTTTTGAATCTCTTGCTTATGAACACACAGTTCGAAAGCTCGTAGATAATTTTAAATATCCTAGTGAG ATGGATTGCCACAAATATGTGAAAGTAGCTTATCATGGATTCGAAGAGTTGTCGAAAGAAGACAAAGTTCAAGCCTATGGAAAGTTTTTTGTGTCTAATTCTTTTGATGAGCCGGAATACGCTCTAGTAGACACACTCTTTTCACTGGCCGAAGCCTACTTGTTTGCGCAACTGGTTGATTTTAAGGATCACAATCCTGAGAAGATTCCACAGTCTGTTGA TTATGCCTGTCTCTACAAAGATGTTCGAAATGCAGTAGATATGTGTCACCGAGATGGAACGTTGAAGCAAAAGGTTGCAGAGAATCCCGAGAG GTATATCAATGAAGACAAGTCAATAGTCCCCATGCTTAAAATGCTTAAAGAGTCCGGACGAGTTACATTTTTGGTGACAAACAG TTTATGGGACTATACATGTGTTGTCATGAATTTCATCTGTGGATCCAATGGGGTGAATGACGGGACCAAATTCGACTGGCTTCAGTATTTTGATGTTGTCATCACTGGCAG CGCAAAGCCAAATTACTTTCAGGAAGATAATCATGCTAACCTGTTTGAGGTTGAGCCTGAGAGTGGAGTGCTCCTTAATACTAACAACGGCTCTCCTCTACCTCAG GTGGGTAATTTCGCAGCAAGAGTATCAACAAAAGATAAGAACAGTGCTCATAAGGTTTTCCAG GGAGGCAATGTCAGTCATCTGTATCCTCTACTTGATATAGGATCGAGTTCACAG ATTCTATATGTTGGGGATCATATATATGGAGATATACTGAGCAGCAAAAAAACTCTTG GTTGGAGAACAATGTTGGTAATCCCAGAGCTTGAGACTGAGGTTCAACTCGTCCAGAAATTGAGGGATGATCGCAAG GAACTTAGATCTCTGAGGAGCCGTTGCGCTGACATTGAGGataaaatgcatcatttgaatcaGTCTCTCAA ATTGAATTGTCCAGATGATGATACCAAGGAGAAGTTAAATTCAGAAATTGATCAACTGGAG GTTGACAGAAAGAATGTGCGATTCGATCATCAAGAAGCCCTAAGAGAGTTACATCAACAG TTTCACCAGCCATGGGGACAATTGATGAGGACTGGTTATCAGAACTCTCGCTTTGCTCAACAG GTTAAGAGATTTGCCTGCCTTTATACAAGCAAAGTATCGAACTTGGGCATGTTTTCTCCAGACAAATACTATAGACCTAGTGAAGATTTTATGCAACATGAATATGGCATTTTGGAAAGCTGA
- the LOC131621016 gene encoding uncharacterized protein LOC131621016 isoform X1, which translates to MDKSLVESLDNGTETNTRKQIFCNRPLNMKNVNAVGFDMDYTLAQYKAETFESLAYEHTVRKLVDNFKYPSELLNLSFNSNYMVRGLVLDKKRGNILKMDCHKYVKVAYHGFEELSKEDKVQAYGKFFVSNSFDEPEYALVDTLFSLAEAYLFAQLVDFKDHNPEKIPQSVDYACLYKDVRNAVDMCHRDGTLKQKVAENPERYINEDKSIVPMLKMLKESGRVTFLVTNSLWDYTCVVMNFICGSNGVNDGTKFDWLQYFDVVITGSAKPNYFQEDNHANLFEVEPESGVLLNTNNGSPLPQVGNFAARVSTKDKNSAHKVFQGGNVSHLYPLLDIGSSSQILYVGDHIYGDILSSKKTLGWRTMLVIPELETEVQLVQKLRDDRKELRSLRSRCADIEDKMHHLNQSLKLNCPDDDTKEKLNSEIDQLEVDRKNVRFDHQEALRELHQQFHQPWGQLMRTGYQNSRFAQQVKRFACLYTSKVSNLGMFSPDKYYRPSEDFMQHEYGILES; encoded by the exons ATGGACAAAAGCTTGGTGGAATCTCTTGATAATGGAACTGAAACTAATACAAGAAAGCAGATCTTCTGTAACCGGCCATTGAATATGAAGAACGTTAATGCTGTGGGATTTGACATGGATTATACCTTGGCGCAATACAAGGCTGAAACTTTTGAATCTCTTGCTTATGAACACACAGTTCGAAAGCTCGTAGATAATTTTAAATATCCTAGTGAG CTACTGAATTTGTCTTTTAATTCAAACTACATGGTTAGAGGTTTGGTTCTTGACAAAAAGAGAGGCAACATTTTGAAG ATGGATTGCCACAAATATGTGAAAGTAGCTTATCATGGATTCGAAGAGTTGTCGAAAGAAGACAAAGTTCAAGCCTATGGAAAGTTTTTTGTGTCTAATTCTTTTGATGAGCCGGAATACGCTCTAGTAGACACACTCTTTTCACTGGCCGAAGCCTACTTGTTTGCGCAACTGGTTGATTTTAAGGATCACAATCCTGAGAAGATTCCACAGTCTGTTGA TTATGCCTGTCTCTACAAAGATGTTCGAAATGCAGTAGATATGTGTCACCGAGATGGAACGTTGAAGCAAAAGGTTGCAGAGAATCCCGAGAG GTATATCAATGAAGACAAGTCAATAGTCCCCATGCTTAAAATGCTTAAAGAGTCCGGACGAGTTACATTTTTGGTGACAAACAG TTTATGGGACTATACATGTGTTGTCATGAATTTCATCTGTGGATCCAATGGGGTGAATGACGGGACCAAATTCGACTGGCTTCAGTATTTTGATGTTGTCATCACTGGCAG CGCAAAGCCAAATTACTTTCAGGAAGATAATCATGCTAACCTGTTTGAGGTTGAGCCTGAGAGTGGAGTGCTCCTTAATACTAACAACGGCTCTCCTCTACCTCAG GTGGGTAATTTCGCAGCAAGAGTATCAACAAAAGATAAGAACAGTGCTCATAAGGTTTTCCAG GGAGGCAATGTCAGTCATCTGTATCCTCTACTTGATATAGGATCGAGTTCACAG ATTCTATATGTTGGGGATCATATATATGGAGATATACTGAGCAGCAAAAAAACTCTTG GTTGGAGAACAATGTTGGTAATCCCAGAGCTTGAGACTGAGGTTCAACTCGTCCAGAAATTGAGGGATGATCGCAAG GAACTTAGATCTCTGAGGAGCCGTTGCGCTGACATTGAGGataaaatgcatcatttgaatcaGTCTCTCAA ATTGAATTGTCCAGATGATGATACCAAGGAGAAGTTAAATTCAGAAATTGATCAACTGGAG GTTGACAGAAAGAATGTGCGATTCGATCATCAAGAAGCCCTAAGAGAGTTACATCAACAG TTTCACCAGCCATGGGGACAATTGATGAGGACTGGTTATCAGAACTCTCGCTTTGCTCAACAG GTTAAGAGATTTGCCTGCCTTTATACAAGCAAAGTATCGAACTTGGGCATGTTTTCTCCAGACAAATACTATAGACCTAGTGAAGATTTTATGCAACATGAATATGGCATTTTGGAAAGCTGA